One region of Salvia miltiorrhiza cultivar Shanhuang (shh) chromosome 3, IMPLAD_Smil_shh, whole genome shotgun sequence genomic DNA includes:
- the LOC131017127 gene encoding protein PHOSPHATE STARVATION RESPONSE 1-like isoform X2, whose protein sequence is MAPSSFKKTYGGTQSANMEVSGTMLDGLAMKNHDVSWNEIENFLDTPLEVPDQDGQIETSMVAEDHAKKTNWQEWAEQLITVNDETLNSNWSDLLIDGNLPDSEPKLLDLPHNASSHQPQIQRLQPYHVPSVNDCPALGSSTAPSSKARMRWTPELHEAFVDAVNKLGGSDRATPKGVLKIMNVEGLTIYNVKSHLQKYRTARYKPESPEGTPEKKLKTASDMTSLDLKATVGITEALRLQMEVQKQLHDQLEIQRKLQIRIEEQGKRLQEMFEQQRKLEEVQGKTSSSNAGRPQTPAKQTQPCSVDDKPESSQNNTASVKEVAADVCSSADEDQSKKEMSSDNSRAPCSPPSGLIKVGETGALGSPDEL, encoded by the exons ATGGCACCTTCATCGTTTAAGAAGACATATGGTGGAACACAGTCAGCTAACATGGAAGTCTCTGGAACTATG TTAGATGGCTTGGCCATGAAGAACCACGATGTCTCCTGGAATGAGATCGAGAACTTCCTCGATACTCCCCTGGAAGTCCCTGATCAGGACGGCCAAATCGAGACATCAATGGTAGCAGAAGACCACGCTAAGAAGACTAATTGGCAGGAATGGGCCGAGCAGTTGATCACAGTTAACGATGAGACACTCAATTCGAACTGGAGTGATCTTCTTATTGACGGCAATCTTCCCGACTCGGAGCCAAAG CTGCTGGATCTGCCACATAATGCATCTTCACACCAGCCACAGATCCAGCGGCTGCAACCTTATCACGTGCCAAGTGTGAATGATTGTCCAGCATTAGGCTCTTCAACTGCACCCTCGAGTAAAGCACGAATGCGCTGGACGCCAGAACTTCACGAAGCTTTTGTGGATGCTGTGAATAAGCTTGGTGGTAGCGACA GAGCTACACCGAAGGGTGTTTTGAAGATCATGAATGTTGAAGGCCTGACGATATATAATGTGAAAAGTCACTTACAG AAATACAGAACTGCCAGATATAAGCCAGAGTCACCAGAAG GAACTCCAGAAAAGAAGCTAAAAACTGCAAGCGATATGACATCCCTCGACTTGaaagc AACTGTTGGCATAACTGAAGCTCTCCGGCTGCAGATGGAAGTACAGAAGCAGCTACACGATCAACTTGAG ATTCAAAGAAAACTGCAGATACGAATTGAAGAACAAGGGAAGCGTCTCCAAGAGATGTTCGAGCAGCAAAGAAAGCTGGAGGAAGTGCAAGGGAAAACCTCATCCTCAAACGCGGGTAGACCTCAAACGCCAGCGAAACAAACACAGCCTTGCTCTGTGGACGACAAGCCAGaatcatcacaaaacaacaCTGCCTCCGTGAAAGAAGTGGCGGCTGATGTCTGCTCTTCAGCAGATGAAGATCAAAGTAAGAAGGAAATGTCATCTGACAACAGCCGTGCACCCTGTAGTCCTCCCTCGGGACTAATCAAGGTTGGTGAGACGGGCGCCCTTGGATCGCCTGATGAATTATGA
- the LOC131017127 gene encoding protein PHOSPHATE STARVATION RESPONSE 1-like isoform X1 has product MAPSSFKKTYGGTQSANMEVSGTMVKSLHILPSPLEEKFTLLPDSPQVFSSDSRCPTRIHYSPNGSESISSTIYSLSPKEGDSFMENQHPYSVMQSSQLDGLAMKNHDVSWNEIENFLDTPLEVPDQDGQIETSMVAEDHAKKTNWQEWAEQLITVNDETLNSNWSDLLIDGNLPDSEPKLLDLPHNASSHQPQIQRLQPYHVPSVNDCPALGSSTAPSSKARMRWTPELHEAFVDAVNKLGGSDRATPKGVLKIMNVEGLTIYNVKSHLQKYRTARYKPESPEGTPEKKLKTASDMTSLDLKATVGITEALRLQMEVQKQLHDQLEIQRKLQIRIEEQGKRLQEMFEQQRKLEEVQGKTSSSNAGRPQTPAKQTQPCSVDDKPESSQNNTASVKEVAADVCSSADEDQSKKEMSSDNSRAPCSPPSGLIKVGETGALGSPDEL; this is encoded by the exons ATGGCACCTTCATCGTTTAAGAAGACATATGGTGGAACACAGTCAGCTAACATGGAAGTCTCTGGAACTATGGTCAAATCTTTGCACATCCTTCCTTCTCCTTTAGAAGAAAAGTTTACTCTATTGCCAGATTCACCTCAAGTTTTTTCTTCTGATTCTAGATGCCCTACTAGAATCCATTATTCCCCCAATGGAAGCGAATCAATAAGTTCGACAATATATTCGTTGTCGCCAAAAGAGGGAGATTCTTTTATGGAAAATCAACATCCTTACTCAGTTATGCAATCTTCACAGTTAGATGGCTTGGCCATGAAGAACCACGATGTCTCCTGGAATGAGATCGAGAACTTCCTCGATACTCCCCTGGAAGTCCCTGATCAGGACGGCCAAATCGAGACATCAATGGTAGCAGAAGACCACGCTAAGAAGACTAATTGGCAGGAATGGGCCGAGCAGTTGATCACAGTTAACGATGAGACACTCAATTCGAACTGGAGTGATCTTCTTATTGACGGCAATCTTCCCGACTCGGAGCCAAAG CTGCTGGATCTGCCACATAATGCATCTTCACACCAGCCACAGATCCAGCGGCTGCAACCTTATCACGTGCCAAGTGTGAATGATTGTCCAGCATTAGGCTCTTCAACTGCACCCTCGAGTAAAGCACGAATGCGCTGGACGCCAGAACTTCACGAAGCTTTTGTGGATGCTGTGAATAAGCTTGGTGGTAGCGACA GAGCTACACCGAAGGGTGTTTTGAAGATCATGAATGTTGAAGGCCTGACGATATATAATGTGAAAAGTCACTTACAG AAATACAGAACTGCCAGATATAAGCCAGAGTCACCAGAAG GAACTCCAGAAAAGAAGCTAAAAACTGCAAGCGATATGACATCCCTCGACTTGaaagc AACTGTTGGCATAACTGAAGCTCTCCGGCTGCAGATGGAAGTACAGAAGCAGCTACACGATCAACTTGAG ATTCAAAGAAAACTGCAGATACGAATTGAAGAACAAGGGAAGCGTCTCCAAGAGATGTTCGAGCAGCAAAGAAAGCTGGAGGAAGTGCAAGGGAAAACCTCATCCTCAAACGCGGGTAGACCTCAAACGCCAGCGAAACAAACACAGCCTTGCTCTGTGGACGACAAGCCAGaatcatcacaaaacaacaCTGCCTCCGTGAAAGAAGTGGCGGCTGATGTCTGCTCTTCAGCAGATGAAGATCAAAGTAAGAAGGAAATGTCATCTGACAACAGCCGTGCACCCTGTAGTCCTCCCTCGGGACTAATCAAGGTTGGTGAGACGGGCGCCCTTGGATCGCCTGATGAATTATGA
- the LOC131017127 gene encoding protein PHOSPHATE STARVATION RESPONSE 1-like isoform X3 gives MENQHPYSVMQSSQLDGLAMKNHDVSWNEIENFLDTPLEVPDQDGQIETSMVAEDHAKKTNWQEWAEQLITVNDETLNSNWSDLLIDGNLPDSEPKLLDLPHNASSHQPQIQRLQPYHVPSVNDCPALGSSTAPSSKARMRWTPELHEAFVDAVNKLGGSDRATPKGVLKIMNVEGLTIYNVKSHLQKYRTARYKPESPEGTPEKKLKTASDMTSLDLKATVGITEALRLQMEVQKQLHDQLEIQRKLQIRIEEQGKRLQEMFEQQRKLEEVQGKTSSSNAGRPQTPAKQTQPCSVDDKPESSQNNTASVKEVAADVCSSADEDQSKKEMSSDNSRAPCSPPSGLIKVGETGALGSPDEL, from the exons ATGGAAAATCAACATCCTTACTCAGTTATGCAATCTTCACAGTTAGATGGCTTGGCCATGAAGAACCACGATGTCTCCTGGAATGAGATCGAGAACTTCCTCGATACTCCCCTGGAAGTCCCTGATCAGGACGGCCAAATCGAGACATCAATGGTAGCAGAAGACCACGCTAAGAAGACTAATTGGCAGGAATGGGCCGAGCAGTTGATCACAGTTAACGATGAGACACTCAATTCGAACTGGAGTGATCTTCTTATTGACGGCAATCTTCCCGACTCGGAGCCAAAG CTGCTGGATCTGCCACATAATGCATCTTCACACCAGCCACAGATCCAGCGGCTGCAACCTTATCACGTGCCAAGTGTGAATGATTGTCCAGCATTAGGCTCTTCAACTGCACCCTCGAGTAAAGCACGAATGCGCTGGACGCCAGAACTTCACGAAGCTTTTGTGGATGCTGTGAATAAGCTTGGTGGTAGCGACA GAGCTACACCGAAGGGTGTTTTGAAGATCATGAATGTTGAAGGCCTGACGATATATAATGTGAAAAGTCACTTACAG AAATACAGAACTGCCAGATATAAGCCAGAGTCACCAGAAG GAACTCCAGAAAAGAAGCTAAAAACTGCAAGCGATATGACATCCCTCGACTTGaaagc AACTGTTGGCATAACTGAAGCTCTCCGGCTGCAGATGGAAGTACAGAAGCAGCTACACGATCAACTTGAG ATTCAAAGAAAACTGCAGATACGAATTGAAGAACAAGGGAAGCGTCTCCAAGAGATGTTCGAGCAGCAAAGAAAGCTGGAGGAAGTGCAAGGGAAAACCTCATCCTCAAACGCGGGTAGACCTCAAACGCCAGCGAAACAAACACAGCCTTGCTCTGTGGACGACAAGCCAGaatcatcacaaaacaacaCTGCCTCCGTGAAAGAAGTGGCGGCTGATGTCTGCTCTTCAGCAGATGAAGATCAAAGTAAGAAGGAAATGTCATCTGACAACAGCCGTGCACCCTGTAGTCCTCCCTCGGGACTAATCAAGGTTGGTGAGACGGGCGCCCTTGGATCGCCTGATGAATTATGA
- the LOC131017129 gene encoding histone-lysine N-methyltransferase SUVR4-like translates to MATVEKVRRAYNAMKSLGISEENVKPVLKRLLKLYNKNWQLIEEDNYRTLADAIFEYEDDKNAEGEMEPALKKQQRGNGEDKVLSKDKGKRVVCEEELDDPDSRDNGNAVVPWEGQPIDHSSQAHSSHICTGSVNPSRDEATVVAKSEPKMVFNTIEDITKGSEKVKISLVDETGNEDLPHFLYFRDNVTYEAAYVHVSLARIADEDCCSDCRGDCLSPSIPCECAGSTGGEYAYTKEGLLTQDFLKTCLSAESLDMKHAVYCKDCPLERAKNADLPGKCKGHISKKFIKECWRKCGCDMRCGNRVVQRGITRKLQVFVTSENKGWGVRALEELPQGAFVCEYVGEILTNMELYDRNTQSGADKERHAYPVLLDADWSTEENLKDEEALCLDATKCGNVARFINHRCADANLIDIPVQVETPDRHYYHVAFFTRRKVEALEELTWDYGIDFSDTGHPIKAFRCRCGSKFCRDIKRRR, encoded by the exons ATGGCTACAGTGGAGAAGGTTCGTAGAGCCTATAATGCGATGAAGAGCTTAGGAATAAGTGAAGAAAATGTAAAACCGGTCCTCAAACGGCTTCTGAAGTTGTACAACAAGAATTGGCAGCTTATCGAGGAAGATAACTATAGGACGCTTGCTGATGCCATCTTTGAGTATGAAGATGATAAG AATGCTGAGGGAGAAATGGAACCTGCACTGAAGAAACAACAGAGGGGAAATGGTGAAGATAAGGTGCTGTCTAAAGACAAAGGCAAGCGCGTTGTTTGTGAAGAAGAGCTCGATGATCCTGATTCACGTGATAATGGAAATGCAGTAGTGCCATGGGAAGGGCAGCCTATTGATCATTCCTCACAAGCTCATTCTTCACATATTTGCACAG GATCAGTTAATCCTTCACGTGATGAGGCCACTGTTGTCGCTAAAAGTGAGCCCAAGATGGTATTCAATACTATTGAGGACATAACAAAAGGCTCTGAAAAAGTGAAGATATCCCTTGTTGATGAAACTGGCAATGAGGATCTACCGCATTTCCTGTATTTCCGTGATAATGTCACATATGAAGCTGCATACGTACATGTATCTCTAGCCCGTATTGCAGATGAGGACTGCTGTTCAGATTGTAGAGGAGACTGTCTTTCGCCCTCTATACCTTGTGAATGTGCTGGTTCGACTGGAGGTGAGTATGCTTACACCAAAGAAGGCTTGCTGACTCAAGACTTTTTAAAGACATGCCTTTCTGCGGAGTCTCTGGATATGAAGCATGCTGTCTACTGTAAGGACTGCCCTTTAGAGAGGGCCAAGAATGCGGACTTGCCTGGGAAGTGCAAGGGTCACATCTCCAAGAAGTTCATTAAAGAATGTTGGAGAAAATGTGGCTGCGATATGAGGTGTGGGAACAGAGTTGTTCAGCGAGGTATAACAAGGAAATTGCAG GTCTTCGTGACAAGTGAAAACAAAGGCTGGGGAGTAAGAGCACTCGAGGAGCTGCCACAAGGGGCGTTTGTTTGTGAATATGTTGGAGAAATCTTGACCAACATGGAGCTGTATGACAGGAACACTCAAAGCGGTGCTGACAAAGAAAGGCATGCATATCCAGTGCTACTTGACGCAGATTGGTCCACAGAAGAAAATCTGAAGGATGAAGAAGCCCTCTGCTTGGATGCAACAAAGTGTGGCAATGTTGCTAGGTTTATCAATCATCG GTGTGCAGATGCAAACTTGATCGACATTCCAGTCCAGGTGGAAACTCCTGATCGCCATTATTATCAC GTTGCATTTTTCACCAGAAGAAAAGTGGAGGCTCTAGAAGAGCTTACTTGG GATTACGGGATTGATTTTTCGGACACAGGCCATCCTATCAAGGCCTTCCGGTGTCGTTGTGGAAGCAAATTCTGCAGAGATATAAAGCGGAGAAGATAG